The following coding sequences are from one Bos indicus x Bos taurus breed Angus x Brahman F1 hybrid chromosome 5, Bos_hybrid_MaternalHap_v2.0, whole genome shotgun sequence window:
- the SNRPF gene encoding small nuclear ribonucleoprotein F: MSLPLNPKPFLNGLTGKPVMVKLKWGMEYKGYLVSVDGYMNMQLANTEEYIDGALSGHLGEVLIRCNNVLYIRGVEEEEEDGEMRE; the protein is encoded by the exons ATG AGTTTGCCCCTCAACCCCAAACCTTTCCTCAACGGATTAACAGGAAAGCCAGTAATGGTGAAGCTTAAATGGGGAATGGAGTACAAGGGCTACCTGGTGTCTGTAGATGGCTATATGAACATGCAG CTTGCAAACACAGAAGAATACATAGATGGAGCATTGTCTGGACATCTGGGTGAAGTTTTAATAAG GTGTAATAATGTCCTTTATATCAGGGGtgttgaagaagaagaagaagatgggGAAATGAGAGAATAG